The following proteins come from a genomic window of Gossypium raimondii isolate GPD5lz chromosome 5, ASM2569854v1, whole genome shotgun sequence:
- the LOC105770322 gene encoding homeobox-leucine zipper protein ATHB-6, with protein sequence MKQLTCSGSLDALNPFFPPKEEKNSKKKQIYSREFQAMLDGLEEEDSLEEADQTTEKKRRLSMNQVKALEKNFELENKLEPERKVKLAEELGLQPRQVAIWFQNRRARWKTKQLEKDYGVLKANYSALKLDYDNLEQEKQALTAELRELKAKLEENSESSHSVKEDSPKSSQQVKDQGFFDNDDDSNEIVKEESNGNAQLLISPSSSSSFQFNGYSSSSDSSNHLWFQPFDSSLILGNMYQPQLVKVEEQCVFTTEESCNFFSVDQAPTLQWYFTGQ encoded by the exons ATGAAGCAGCTCACTTGTTCAGGTTCCCTGGATGCTTTGAATCCCTTCTTTCCACCAAAAG AGGAGAAGAATTCAAAGAAGAAGCAAATTTATAGCAGGGAGTTCCAGGCGATGTTAGATGGGTTAGAAGAAGAAGACAGCTTGGAAGAAGCTGATCAAACTACAGAGAAGAAAAGACGATTATCCATGAATCAAGTTAAGGCCTTGGAGAAGAATTTCGAATTGGAAAACAAGTTAGAGCCAGAGAGGAAGGTGAAATTAGCTGAAGAATTAGGGCTTCAGCCGAGACAAGTAGCTATTTGGTTCCAAAACCGCCGTGCTCGTTGGAAGACTAAGCAGCTGGAGAAAGACTATGGTGTCCTTAAAGCCAATTATAGTGCTCTTAAGCTTGACTACGACAATCTTGAACAAGAGAAACAAGCTTTAACTGCAGAG TTGAGGGAACTGAAAGCTAAGCTAGAAGAGAATTCAGAGAGCAGCCACTCTGTTAAAGAAGATTCTCCAAAATCTTCCCAGCAGGTCAAAGACCAAGGTTTCTTCGACAACGATGATGATTCCAACGAGATTGTCAAAGAAGAAAGCAATGGAAATGCTCAGTTACTAATTtcaccatcatcatcttcttcatttcagTTCAATGGGTATTCTTCATCTTCAGATTCATCAAATCATCTCTGGTTTCAACCATTTGACTCGAGTTTGATTCTGGGTAACATGTATCAGCCCCAGTTAGTGAAAGTGGAAGAGCAATGTGTGTTTACCACAGAGGAATCTTGCAATTTCTTCTCGGTTGATCAAGCTCCAACTCTTCAATGGTACTTCACAGGGCAGTGA